In Silene latifolia isolate original U9 population chromosome 3, ASM4854445v1, whole genome shotgun sequence, a single window of DNA contains:
- the LOC141649745 gene encoding uncharacterized protein LOC141649745 yields the protein MNELEELRLEAYESFKIYKDQTKKWHDGKIMKKDVSVGDLILLFNSKVKVFPGKLKSRWSGPFKVMQIFPYDAFELWSEEGGTFRVNGQRVKRYYDGDNKGPIEVLYLGESLPEERAN from the coding sequence atgaatgagcttgaGGAATTGAGATTGGAAGCTTATGAAAGTTTTAAAATTTACAAGGATCAAACAAAGAAATGGCATGATGGCAAGATCATGAAGAAAGATGTAAGTGTTGGAGACCTTATTCTCCTTTTTAACTCCAAGGTTAAGGTATTCCCGGGCAAGCTTAAATCAAGATGGTCGGGACCCTTCAAAGTGATGCAAATATTCCCTTATGATGCCTTTGAGCTTTGGAGCGAGGAAGGAGGAACCTTTAGGGTCAATGGTCAACGAGTCAAGCGCTACTATGATGGTGACAACAAAGGACCGATTGAGGTGCTCTACCTCGGGGAATCCCTCCCCGAGGAGAGGGCAAATTGA